A single genomic interval of Armigeres subalbatus isolate Guangzhou_Male chromosome 1, GZ_Asu_2, whole genome shotgun sequence harbors:
- the LOC134207127 gene encoding uncharacterized protein LOC134207127 yields the protein MADKSAKRCHNGVVEDALDRKAKKKNSKLDTALKELAASNAKVEEMREQLERAQETIISLQSTLHTTKTNADEVNSVEFGSDIGPSSTQRNGNAEATMEVSRFISSVNQISISTVNVPECKPLIEGDEIGKFEFETWKDLLLDSLTLAGITDEATRFIVFKVKAGSRLMEIYRNTTTATGAPDLETCPFTNALHRLKTYFGSGSDIMLQRRKLALMVQTRQTGFDFHHASGGNSKDV from the exons atggctgACAAATCGGCCAAGCGATGCCACAATGGCGTGGTTGAAGACGCTCTCGATCG gaaagcaaagaagaagaattccAAGCTCGACACGGCTTTGAAAGAGCTGGCGGCATCAAACGCAAAGGTTGAGGAAATGCGAGAGCAATTGGAAAGAGCTCAGGAAACGATTATTTCTCTGCAATCTACACTACATACGACGAAGACCAACGCCGATGAGGTCAATAGTGTTGAATTTGGGAGTGACATTGGTCCTTCGAGTACACAACGCAATGGAAATGCTGAGGCCACGATGGAAGTTTCACGTTTTATCTCATCTGTCAACCAAATCTCCATTTCGACCGTCAACGTTCCAGAATGTAAACCGTTGATAGAAGGCGACGAAATAGGAAAGTTTGAATTCGAAACTTGGAAGGACTTATTACTGGACTCGTTGACACTCGCTGGTATAACGGATGAAGCAACCAGATTCATAGTCTTCAAAGTTAAGGCGGGGTCAAGGTTGATGGAAATATACAGAAATACGACGACAGCAACAGGCGCACCAGATCTTGAGACATGTCCATTCACGAATGCCTTGCACCGGTTGAAGACTTACTTTGGGTCTGGCTCAGACATCATGTTACAGCGTCGCAAGCTGGCATTGATGGTCCAAACCAGACAAACCGGATTTGACTTTCATCATGCGAGTGGGGGCAACAGCAAGGATGTGTGA